In a genomic window of Planctomycetaceae bacterium:
- a CDS encoding ELM1/GtrOC1 family putative glycosyltransferase, with translation MSDSRPIVIWKIGDGRPGHENQVAGLVDALARRISCVDYRIDVDNGLRGLRSLLPGSLTKLADLPAPDVLIGAGHATHLTILACQRRFGGRSVVVMKPSLPVGIFDCCLIPAHDHVRVTSRRVIRFEGALNRIQPEKLQDDGRGLILIGGHSRHFRWAQNHLFGQLDRILAGDSQICWTIATSQRTPPDFVRNCRLRYPSHAVVAPDERVGTWLSVQLQTAGTVWVTCDSVSMLYEAATAGARVGMLELPANGRNRVAAEMRRVCQRGRATAWSEWIRGVELKKPEQSFCEADRCAEELIGRLLPHAQRSCRFERSPVLLQKDVPVDTLTEEIAEWQLHPLDVR, from the coding sequence ATGTCTGACTCCAGGCCGATTGTCATCTGGAAGATTGGTGATGGCCGACCAGGGCACGAAAACCAGGTGGCTGGTTTGGTTGATGCGCTGGCTCGACGAATTTCGTGTGTGGACTATCGCATCGATGTCGACAATGGTTTACGAGGACTGCGCAGTCTGCTGCCAGGTTCCCTGACAAAGCTGGCGGATCTGCCAGCTCCCGATGTTCTGATCGGTGCCGGGCATGCAACACATCTGACCATACTGGCCTGCCAGCGACGGTTTGGCGGCCGATCGGTAGTCGTGATGAAACCCAGTCTTCCAGTGGGCATCTTCGATTGCTGTCTGATTCCTGCTCACGATCATGTGCGCGTCACTTCAAGGCGCGTCATTCGATTCGAAGGGGCTTTGAATCGAATACAGCCGGAGAAGTTGCAGGATGATGGCCGCGGACTGATACTGATCGGCGGACATTCGAGACATTTTCGCTGGGCTCAGAATCATCTGTTCGGGCAGCTGGATCGAATTCTTGCCGGGGATTCACAGATCTGCTGGACCATTGCAACGTCACAGAGGACGCCACCGGATTTCGTTCGCAATTGCCGGCTCAGGTATCCTTCGCATGCCGTTGTTGCCCCGGACGAACGCGTGGGTACGTGGCTTTCGGTTCAGCTTCAGACGGCGGGGACAGTCTGGGTGACCTGCGACAGTGTTTCGATGCTGTACGAGGCCGCGACAGCAGGTGCGCGTGTTGGTATGCTGGAGCTTCCGGCCAACGGTCGGAACAGAGTTGCTGCAGAAATGCGGCGAGTCTGCCAGAGGGGCAGGGCAACGGCCTGGAGCGAATGGATACGCGGTGTGGAACTGAAAAAGCCGGAGCAGTCATTTTGCGAAGCAGATCGCTGTGCGGAAGAATTGATTGGTCGTCTGCTTCCGCATGCACAACGGTCCTGTCGATTCGAACGTTCGCCTGTCCTGCTTCAAAAAGACGTACCGGTTGATACTTTGACAGAAGAGATCGCAGAATGGCAACTCCACCCGCTCGATGTCAGGTGA
- a CDS encoding alpha-1,2-fucosyltransferase yields the protein MIICRFLGGLGNQLFQYAAARSLANRCRSEVVADSRLFASYKLHSYLIDRFPVRMVDASSADLRGMILPPEKRGPVNWLYWSVRNRGRLNVFREKSLRYQPQFEDLADNTYLWGYWQSEKYFRSIEPLLREELAIPEPADEANQEALKQIRSEWSVSLHIRRGDYVSNSKTNQIHGTCSLDYYQEAARFMADQAGEPPVFFVFSDDSVWTRENLKLPFPMKFMSHNPVDVPLADLKLMSSCRHHVIANSSFSWWGAWLNPSPEKTVVACRTWFADPGRDDRDIVPDSWHRIGP from the coding sequence GTGATCATCTGCAGGTTTCTGGGTGGATTAGGAAATCAACTTTTTCAGTATGCGGCAGCAAGAAGTCTGGCGAACCGATGCCGCAGTGAAGTTGTTGCGGACAGTCGATTGTTTGCCAGCTACAAACTGCATTCCTATCTGATTGATCGGTTTCCGGTGCGGATGGTTGATGCGTCTTCGGCTGACCTCAGGGGAATGATACTTCCGCCGGAAAAGCGAGGACCGGTGAACTGGTTGTACTGGTCTGTTCGGAATCGTGGCCGATTAAACGTGTTTCGGGAAAAGAGCCTGCGATATCAGCCACAGTTCGAAGACTTAGCCGACAACACATACTTATGGGGATACTGGCAGTCGGAGAAGTATTTTCGGTCGATTGAACCATTGCTGCGTGAAGAGCTTGCCATTCCTGAGCCTGCAGATGAAGCGAATCAGGAGGCCCTGAAGCAGATTCGATCGGAATGGTCTGTTTCGTTGCACATTCGCCGCGGTGACTATGTTTCGAATTCAAAGACCAATCAAATCCATGGAACGTGCTCGCTCGACTATTATCAGGAAGCCGCTCGTTTCATGGCGGATCAAGCCGGTGAACCTCCGGTGTTCTTTGTGTTTTCGGATGACTCCGTCTGGACGCGGGAGAATCTGAAGCTGCCGTTCCCGATGAAGTTCATGTCGCACAATCCGGTCGATGTCCCACTGGCGGATTTAAAACTGATGAGCAGTTGCAGGCACCACGTGATCGCCAACAGCAGCTTCAGCTGGTGGGGAGCGTGGCTGAATCCATCGCCCGAAAAAACAGTCGTTGCGTGTCGGACCTGGTTTGCTGATCCCGGACGGGATGATCGCGACATTGTGCCGGATTCCTGGCACAGAATCGGCCCGTAA
- a CDS encoding class I SAM-dependent RNA methyltransferase: MPCFDLIATTTFGMESVVARELSSLGYVDLRTSDGRVDFSGDEKDIARLNLWLRTADRLLIRLGEFHAENFDQLFDQTMELPWNELLPVDAKFPVAGRSVRSRLTAVPKVQGAVKKAIVENMKRKYNRFRFDETGAEFPIEVSLHHDVATLTIDTSGDGLHKRGYRAVVGAAPLRETMAAGLIQLSYWNRERLLVDPFCGSGTIPIEAAMIGRNIAPGLSRSFISEEFPWMPRSLWRECRNEAKALRQPRMPDPVIAFDHDPGAIRLAERHASEAGVLGDIRFREQEISDLSFTREFGCIICNPPYGERLGDAQEVEAVYREMGRVFAPLETWSIYVLTSNRWFEKHFGRRAPRRRKLYNGRLECQYYQYPGPPPGQDPRPESDAVGTSEPESARPESEAPGSTNPD, translated from the coding sequence ATGCCCTGTTTTGATCTGATTGCCACTACGACCTTCGGAATGGAATCCGTCGTCGCCCGCGAACTTTCTTCGCTGGGCTATGTGGACCTTAGAACATCAGACGGCCGTGTCGACTTCTCTGGTGACGAAAAAGACATCGCCCGCCTCAATTTGTGGCTCCGCACGGCCGATCGACTGCTCATCCGTTTAGGAGAATTTCACGCTGAGAATTTTGATCAGCTGTTCGACCAGACGATGGAATTACCCTGGAACGAGCTGCTTCCGGTCGACGCAAAATTCCCGGTTGCAGGACGTAGCGTTCGATCCAGGCTGACAGCAGTTCCCAAAGTTCAGGGAGCGGTAAAAAAGGCCATTGTCGAGAACATGAAGCGAAAGTATAACCGCTTTCGGTTTGATGAAACGGGCGCAGAGTTCCCGATTGAGGTTTCTTTGCACCACGACGTCGCAACGCTCACGATCGATACAAGCGGCGATGGTCTGCATAAACGAGGCTACCGAGCGGTAGTTGGTGCAGCACCTCTCCGGGAAACGATGGCCGCCGGACTAATCCAGCTGAGCTACTGGAATCGCGAACGACTTCTGGTTGACCCGTTTTGCGGGAGCGGAACGATTCCGATCGAAGCCGCGATGATCGGACGCAATATTGCTCCCGGCCTGAGCAGATCCTTCATTTCAGAAGAATTCCCCTGGATGCCCAGAAGCCTCTGGAGAGAATGTCGCAACGAAGCCAAAGCCCTGCGTCAGCCACGTATGCCCGATCCCGTGATCGCGTTCGATCACGATCCCGGAGCCATCCGCCTGGCTGAACGTCACGCAAGCGAAGCAGGTGTGCTGGGAGACATTCGATTCAGGGAACAGGAAATCAGCGACCTTTCGTTTACCCGTGAATTTGGCTGCATCATTTGTAACCCTCCCTACGGCGAACGTCTGGGAGACGCGCAGGAAGTTGAAGCCGTTTATCGGGAGATGGGGCGAGTCTTCGCGCCACTTGAAACGTGGAGTATCTACGTGCTGACGTCCAACCGATGGTTCGAAAAACACTTCGGACGTCGCGCACCTCGACGGCGAAAACTCTACAACGGCCGACTGGAATGTCAGTATTACCAGTATCCTGGTCCACCGCCAGGACAGGACCCGAGGCCCGAATCGGATGCCGTCGGCACTTCAGAACCCGAATCCGCCCGCCCCGAATCCGAGGCTCCCGGCTCAACGAATCCTGACTGA
- a CDS encoding PmoA family protein → MATPPARCQVIPQAGRQVSFCVDDREVLRWHEGLDYPRPYFFPLVAPSGRSLTRMGHPGAPNHDHHQSIWFAHHKVMGIDFWGNASGATIRQLQWLAYEDGDDACRMAVLLGWYDGHDPAALMQQEMVCEVRPVGSEREFVVEVQSRFTPSADSLELQQTNFGVLAVRVARGISGHFGGGTLTNSESAIGERAIFGKPATWVDYSGATDRNAQQIEGITYMDHPSNPGQPTGWHVREDGWMCASPTMNASIVIEKSQPLILRYQLFVHSGGVAPDRIAELAKTFDGSSGWVVSKSKRPHIAWTIDRMEAK, encoded by the coding sequence ATGGCAACTCCACCCGCTCGATGTCAGGTGATACCTCAGGCTGGTCGTCAGGTTAGTTTTTGTGTTGACGATCGTGAAGTCCTGCGGTGGCATGAAGGTCTAGACTATCCGCGGCCTTATTTCTTTCCACTAGTCGCACCATCCGGCAGATCGTTGACAAGGATGGGGCATCCGGGCGCCCCGAATCACGATCACCATCAATCGATCTGGTTTGCTCATCACAAAGTGATGGGGATTGATTTCTGGGGCAATGCTTCCGGTGCAACGATTCGCCAGTTGCAATGGCTGGCCTACGAGGATGGTGACGATGCCTGCCGCATGGCTGTCCTGCTGGGTTGGTATGATGGTCATGATCCGGCGGCGTTGATGCAGCAGGAAATGGTTTGCGAGGTTCGACCTGTCGGAAGCGAGCGTGAGTTTGTTGTTGAGGTTCAGTCTCGCTTTACGCCATCAGCAGATTCACTGGAATTGCAGCAGACAAACTTTGGTGTGCTGGCGGTTCGAGTTGCTCGCGGCATTTCCGGGCACTTTGGTGGCGGGACGTTGACCAACAGCGAATCAGCGATTGGAGAGCGGGCGATTTTCGGAAAACCTGCCACCTGGGTGGACTACAGTGGAGCCACAGATCGAAACGCACAACAAATCGAAGGTATTACTTACATGGATCATCCTTCGAATCCGGGGCAGCCAACGGGTTGGCATGTTCGCGAAGATGGCTGGATGTGTGCGTCGCCGACGATGAATGCTTCGATTGTGATTGAAAAAAGTCAACCGTTGATTCTGCGGTATCAGTTGTTCGTGCATAGTGGTGGCGTCGCACCCGATCGAATCGCAGAACTCGCTAAGACATTTGATGGGTCTTCTGGCTGGGTTGTCAGCAAGAGTAAGCGACCGCATATTGCCTGGACAATTGATCGAATGGAAGCAAAGTGA